The following proteins are co-located in the Ailuropoda melanoleuca isolate Jingjing chromosome 13, ASM200744v2, whole genome shotgun sequence genome:
- the TSPAN10 gene encoding tetraspanin-10 isoform X2, producing MEEGERSPLLSQCPRAWLSVLLEGKTGLLGRPCLPQSPGLLAALLPALGAWLAQHRVCAQGLHLLGWVGKPLPQLHIQTNPRRCLPCACAAGPTSSITRGIKDRRVSMERLLPRTALLSLYHELAGGSQPSALQELGPSRPPCCLAGRQAWRLPRPSPALSGHRVLGGAPAREQPLRSGTPRGPGPEGRPWGRPSLLSPLGKQLPEVQLGLQCCGVSSYRDWTWNLDLNCSSPEAQACSLPASCCLSPGEDGGAANDPCGFRAPGLDEGAAPRRVHLVGCGPPLRWWLRAKVRGAGAYAIAVVAVQGVELLLAARLVQALAVRQGMVESPRTAGSQRSSAQLAQA from the exons atggaggagggggaaaggagccCCCTGCTGTCCCAG TGTCCCAGAGCGTGGCTGAGTGTCCTGCTGGAGGGCAAGACAGGGCTCCTTGGAAGGCCCTGCCTCCCACAGAGCCCTGGTCTCCTGGCTGCACTTCTCCCTGccctgggagcctggctggcccagCACCGAGTCTGTGCTCAGG GCCTCCACCTCCTGGGCTGGGTGGGGAAGCCCCTCCCTCAACTGCACATACAGACCAATCCACGCAGATGCCTGCCATGTGCCTGTGCTGCGGGACCCACATCCTCCATCACACGCGGGATCAAGGACAGGCGTGTGTCCATGGAACGTCTGCTGCCCAGGACTGCCCTGCTTAGTCTCTACCATGAACTGGCAGGGGGTAGCCAACCCTCCGCTCTGCAGGAGCTAGGCCCTTCCCGTCCCCCCTGCTGCCTGGCCGGCCGACAAGCCTGGAGGCTGCCGCgtccctccccagctctctcaG gGCACCGGGTGCTGGGAGGAGCCCCTGCCAGGGAGCAGCCGCTCAGGTCTGGCACCCCAAGAGGACCAGGTCCGGAGGGCAGGCCCTGGGGGAGacccagcctcctctctcccctgggaAAGCAGCTGCCTGAA GTCCAGCTGGGGCTGCAGTGCTGTGGGGTGTCTTCCTACCGGGACTGGACATGGAACCT GGACTTGAACTGCAGCTCCCCTGAGGCCCAGGCCTGCAgccttcctgcctcctgctgccTCAGCCCCGGGGAAGACGGAGGGGCTGCCAACGACCCCTGCGGCTTCAGAGCTCCAGGCCTGGATGAGGGTGCCGCTCCGAGGCGGGTGCATCTGGTGGGCTGTGGCCCTCCACTCCGATGGTGGCTGCGTGCCAAGGTCCGCGGGGCAGGTGCCTACGCAATCGCGGTCGTGGCCGTCCAGGGGGTGGAGCTCCTGTTGGCCGCCCGGCTGGTGCAGGCCCTGGCTGTCCGCCAGGGGATGGTGGAGAGCCCCAGAACTGCGGGGTCACAAAGGTCCTCTGCCCAACTGGCCCAGGCCTGA
- the TSPAN10 gene encoding tetraspanin-10 isoform X3, whose protein sequence is MEEGERSPLLSQGTGCWEEPLPGSSRSGLAPQEDQVRRAGPGGDPASSLPWESSCLKYLTFLSNFLFSLLGLLALAIGLWGLAVKGSLGSSGGTALPEDPLLGLALGGLAVSAVSLAGCLGALCENACLLHCFSGGLIAFLALEAVVGALLVAFWGPLQDGLESTLRAAITHYQDDPDLHFLIDQVQLGLQCCGVSSYRDWTWNLDLNCSSPEAQACSLPASCCLSPGEDGGAANDPCGFRAPGLDEGAAPRRVHLVGCGPPLRWWLRAKVRGAGAYAIAVVAVQGVELLLAARLVQALAVRQGMVESPRTAGSQRSSAQLAQA, encoded by the exons atggaggagggggaaaggagccCCCTGCTGTCCCAG gGCACCGGGTGCTGGGAGGAGCCCCTGCCAGGGAGCAGCCGCTCAGGTCTGGCACCCCAAGAGGACCAGGTCCGGAGGGCAGGCCCTGGGGGAGacccagcctcctctctcccctgggaAAGCAGCTGCCTGAAGTACCTGACCTTCCTGTccaatttcctcttctccctgcttggTCTGCTGGCCCTGGCCATTGGGCTCTGGGGCTTGGCTGTCAAGGGGTCTCTGGGGAGTAGTGGGGGGACGGCCCTGCCTGAAGACCCCTTGCTGGGACTGGCGCTGGGGGGACTGGCGGTCAGTGCAGTGAGCCTGGCGGGCTGCCTGGGTGCCCTCTGCGAGAATGCTTGCCTGCTGCACTGCTTTTCTGGGGGTCTCATCGCCTTCCTGGCACTGGAGGCTGTGGTGGGTGCCCTGCTGGTGGCCTTCTGGGGCCCACTGCAGGATGGCCTGGAGTCGACCCTGCGTGCGGCCATCACCCACTATCAGGATGACCCGGACCTGCACTTCCTCATTGACCAGGTCCAGCTGGGGCTGCAGTGCTGTGGGGTGTCTTCCTACCGGGACTGGACATGGAACCT GGACTTGAACTGCAGCTCCCCTGAGGCCCAGGCCTGCAgccttcctgcctcctgctgccTCAGCCCCGGGGAAGACGGAGGGGCTGCCAACGACCCCTGCGGCTTCAGAGCTCCAGGCCTGGATGAGGGTGCCGCTCCGAGGCGGGTGCATCTGGTGGGCTGTGGCCCTCCACTCCGATGGTGGCTGCGTGCCAAGGTCCGCGGGGCAGGTGCCTACGCAATCGCGGTCGTGGCCGTCCAGGGGGTGGAGCTCCTGTTGGCCGCCCGGCTGGTGCAGGCCCTGGCTGTCCGCCAGGGGATGGTGGAGAGCCCCAGAACTGCGGGGTCACAAAGGTCCTCTGCCCAACTGGCCCAGGCCTGA
- the TSPAN10 gene encoding tetraspanin-10 isoform X1, which translates to MGLHFFTFRTWYDQCPRAWLSVLLEGKTGLLGRPCLPQSPGLLAALLPALGAWLAQHRVCAQGLHLLGWVGKPLPQLHIQTNPRRCLPCACAAGPTSSITRGIKDRRVSMERLLPRTALLSLYHELAGGSQPSALQELGPSRPPCCLAGRQAWRLPRPSPALSGHRVLGGAPAREQPLRSGTPRGPGPEGRPWGRPSLLSPLGKQLPEVQLGLQCCGVSSYRDWTWNLDLNCSSPEAQACSLPASCCLSPGEDGGAANDPCGFRAPGLDEGAAPRRVHLVGCGPPLRWWLRAKVRGAGAYAIAVVAVQGVELLLAARLVQALAVRQGMVESPRTAGSQRSSAQLAQA; encoded by the exons ATGGGTCTGCACTTCTTTACTTTCCGCACTTGGTATGACCAGTGTCCCAGAGCGTGGCTGAGTGTCCTGCTGGAGGGCAAGACAGGGCTCCTTGGAAGGCCCTGCCTCCCACAGAGCCCTGGTCTCCTGGCTGCACTTCTCCCTGccctgggagcctggctggcccagCACCGAGTCTGTGCTCAGG GCCTCCACCTCCTGGGCTGGGTGGGGAAGCCCCTCCCTCAACTGCACATACAGACCAATCCACGCAGATGCCTGCCATGTGCCTGTGCTGCGGGACCCACATCCTCCATCACACGCGGGATCAAGGACAGGCGTGTGTCCATGGAACGTCTGCTGCCCAGGACTGCCCTGCTTAGTCTCTACCATGAACTGGCAGGGGGTAGCCAACCCTCCGCTCTGCAGGAGCTAGGCCCTTCCCGTCCCCCCTGCTGCCTGGCCGGCCGACAAGCCTGGAGGCTGCCGCgtccctccccagctctctcaG gGCACCGGGTGCTGGGAGGAGCCCCTGCCAGGGAGCAGCCGCTCAGGTCTGGCACCCCAAGAGGACCAGGTCCGGAGGGCAGGCCCTGGGGGAGacccagcctcctctctcccctgggaAAGCAGCTGCCTGAA GTCCAGCTGGGGCTGCAGTGCTGTGGGGTGTCTTCCTACCGGGACTGGACATGGAACCT GGACTTGAACTGCAGCTCCCCTGAGGCCCAGGCCTGCAgccttcctgcctcctgctgccTCAGCCCCGGGGAAGACGGAGGGGCTGCCAACGACCCCTGCGGCTTCAGAGCTCCAGGCCTGGATGAGGGTGCCGCTCCGAGGCGGGTGCATCTGGTGGGCTGTGGCCCTCCACTCCGATGGTGGCTGCGTGCCAAGGTCCGCGGGGCAGGTGCCTACGCAATCGCGGTCGTGGCCGTCCAGGGGGTGGAGCTCCTGTTGGCCGCCCGGCTGGTGCAGGCCCTGGCTGTCCGCCAGGGGATGGTGGAGAGCCCCAGAACTGCGGGGTCACAAAGGTCCTCTGCCCAACTGGCCCAGGCCTGA
- the PDE6G gene encoding retinal rod rhodopsin-sensitive cGMP 3',5'-cyclic phosphodiesterase subunit gamma, with translation MNLEPPKAEIRSATRVTGGPITPRKGPPKFKQRQTRQFKSKPPKKGVQGFGDDIPGMEGLGTDITVICPWEAFNHLELHELAQYGII, from the exons ATGAACCTGGAGCCACCCAAGGCCGAGATCCGGTCAGCCACCAGGGTGACTGGGGGGCCCATCACTCCCAGAAAAGGGCCCCCCAAATTTAAGCAGCGGCAAACCAGGCAGTTCAAGAGCAAGCCCCCCAAGAAAGGCGTCCAAGG GTTTGGGGACGACATCCCTGGAATGGAAGGCCTGGGAACAG ACATCACGGTCATCTGCCCATGGGAGGCCTTCAACCATCTGGAGCTGCACGAACTGGCCCAGTATGGCATCATCTAG